From Acidimicrobiales bacterium, one genomic window encodes:
- a CDS encoding ABC transporter permease: protein MAMSLTLTPSMRKSVSLIYHFAERESKARYKRSLLGWFWSFMNPLTTVLVYGFVFGVVYGAEAPLTDNGNAENFGLYLFTGLIVWSLFTGVVNGSMGWLIGVSDLRKKIYFPTETALLGGAAANTVQTLLEAVVLLAIMAVMANLSWTAVFLPMALALALLFGLGIGFIVSVFNARYRDVQYLVGILLNVAFFTVPIVFTEDLLNRDEVPDLVRTLIVWNPPSLFVEIARDAMYFLEVPQWNRLLAATAWGVVTFSIGWVYFRDQSMAISEEP from the coding sequence ATGGCCATGTCCCTCACGCTCACTCCGTCGATGCGCAAGAGCGTGTCGCTGATCTACCACTTCGCCGAGCGCGAATCGAAGGCCCGCTACAAGCGCAGCCTGCTCGGATGGTTCTGGTCGTTCATGAACCCCCTCACCACGGTGCTGGTCTACGGCTTCGTGTTCGGCGTGGTCTACGGCGCCGAGGCCCCGCTCACCGACAACGGCAATGCCGAGAACTTCGGGCTCTATCTCTTCACGGGATTGATCGTCTGGAGCCTGTTCACCGGGGTCGTCAACGGCTCCATGGGCTGGCTGATCGGGGTGAGCGATCTCCGCAAGAAGATCTACTTCCCCACCGAGACCGCCCTGCTCGGTGGCGCCGCCGCGAACACCGTCCAGACCCTGCTCGAGGCAGTCGTGCTCCTCGCCATCATGGCCGTGATGGCGAACCTCTCGTGGACCGCCGTGTTCCTGCCCATGGCGCTGGCGCTGGCCCTCCTGTTCGGGCTCGGCATCGGCTTCATCGTCTCCGTCTTCAACGCCCGTTACCGAGATGTGCAGTACCTGGTCGGCATCCTCCTCAACGTCGCCTTCTTCACCGTCCCGATCGTGTTCACCGAGGACCTCCTGAACCGCGACGAGGTGCCCGACCTGGTCCGGACGCTGATCGTGTGGAACCCACCGTCGCTGTTCGTCGAGATCGCCCGCGACGCCATGTATTTCCTGGAGGTTCCCCAGTGGAACCGGCTCCTCGCCGCCACGGCGTGGGGCGTCGTCACCTTCTCGATCGGCTGGGTGTACTTCCGCGATCAGAGCATGGCCATCAGCGAGGAACCATGA
- a CDS encoding O-antigen ligase family protein, which produces MHLSPARTLLVACGVLILTNGPVFLVANRMLEQPRSWEEPFTRAVFMSVAIVAVGAVVLDRFRVDGARLVVPNPVAAVAIVWFLVWMVASSAWSLTPELTRGRSLVYVGLAAFAWIIADLEFAAFRRALALAAGVAVGASLAAVVFSDSIGMDVNDDWRGIYTNRNSLAPVAAIAVIVGVGIVFESRGARRVAAGALVLLAAVVLAGSGSRTAWLALLIAMGAAFVVVGARVGGARFGARVRSGILAGGVVGAVIALAVLSRLWGDSTFAQRRTIWSLVRDRIAERPLQGFGWFNVWSDADFVSEHYLLTRGSAHGSFFEVWLGLGLVGLIPFVVIVGLALHGTITDAWRRPSVETWTWLALVSFLVMENLTESFVLWFSYNLVLLMAAALRVGCARRSRPEPRTPAPSEPATV; this is translated from the coding sequence ATGCATCTCAGCCCGGCCCGCACCCTGCTCGTGGCCTGTGGTGTGCTCATCCTCACGAACGGCCCGGTTTTCCTCGTGGCGAACCGCATGCTGGAACAGCCGCGGAGTTGGGAGGAGCCCTTCACGAGGGCGGTGTTCATGTCCGTGGCGATCGTCGCGGTCGGCGCCGTGGTGCTCGATCGGTTCCGGGTCGACGGTGCGCGGCTCGTGGTTCCGAACCCCGTCGCCGCGGTGGCGATCGTCTGGTTCCTCGTGTGGATGGTGGCATCGAGCGCGTGGAGCCTCACGCCGGAACTGACGCGGGGGCGGTCGCTCGTCTATGTCGGTCTCGCGGCGTTCGCCTGGATCATCGCCGACCTCGAGTTCGCGGCCTTCCGGCGCGCGCTGGCGCTCGCGGCGGGAGTGGCCGTCGGCGCGAGCCTCGCGGCCGTCGTGTTCTCCGACTCGATCGGGATGGATGTCAACGACGACTGGCGTGGGATCTACACGAACCGGAATTCCCTGGCCCCGGTCGCCGCCATTGCGGTGATCGTCGGCGTCGGCATCGTGTTCGAGTCCCGCGGGGCGCGGCGCGTGGCGGCCGGCGCGCTGGTCCTGCTCGCGGCGGTCGTGCTGGCCGGCAGTGGGAGCCGAACGGCATGGCTCGCCCTGCTCATCGCCATGGGGGCGGCGTTCGTGGTGGTCGGTGCCCGCGTCGGCGGTGCGCGTTTCGGAGCGCGGGTGCGCAGCGGCATCCTCGCCGGAGGTGTCGTCGGGGCGGTCATCGCCCTGGCCGTTCTGTCCCGGCTCTGGGGCGACTCGACCTTCGCCCAGCGCCGCACGATCTGGAGCCTGGTCCGCGATCGCATTGCCGAGCGCCCGTTGCAGGGCTTCGGCTGGTTCAATGTCTGGAGCGACGCCGACTTCGTCTCCGAGCACTACCTGCTGACGCGGGGGAGCGCCCACGGGAGCTTCTTCGAAGTGTGGCTCGGGCTGGGCCTGGTGGGGCTGATCCCGTTCGTCGTGATCGTCGGTCTGGCGCTCCACGGCACCATCACCGACGCGTGGCGGCGACCGTCGGTCGAGACATGGACGTGGCTGGCGCTGGTGTCGTTCCTCGTGATGGAGAACCTCACCGAGAGCTTCGTGCTGTGGTTCTCCTACAACCTTGTCCTGCTCATGGCCGCCGCGCTGCGCGTCGGTTGCGCACGGCGCTCGAGGCCCGAGCCGCGAACGCCCGCGCCCAGTGAACCGGCGACCGTGTGA
- a CDS encoding glycosyltransferase — MSAPLDDLLRAYGQAEVLPSAEPSVSFTVVVRTMGTRPVSLAEALDSLAAQTFRDFDVVVVVHGPPDVADAVRASVAERLSDRLSIVTVSGGGRAHPLNVGLEHVNGSHFCFLDDDDLAYDDWLQAFADAAVAEPGVILRAVTESQDWTTAGGTEPVSPVGDVERPFPDRFDLLAHMSLNLTPICALAYPRGVIDPLRLRFCDDLPVYEDWDFLMRAAMAVGVVSIPRATSLYRRLDAGNADSAESVATWEKAHAMVIDRLSATPVLLPAGDARRLAGTHFVTGDRSRHEADLTAAQAALDQLTRSPVHWARAFAARASSAVRNRRAARRP, encoded by the coding sequence GTGAGCGCCCCCCTCGACGATCTGCTGCGTGCCTACGGCCAGGCCGAGGTCCTTCCGTCCGCGGAGCCGTCCGTCTCCTTCACGGTCGTCGTACGAACCATGGGGACCCGCCCCGTTTCTCTCGCCGAGGCGCTCGACTCGCTCGCGGCGCAAACCTTTCGTGACTTCGACGTGGTCGTGGTGGTGCACGGTCCACCCGACGTCGCCGATGCCGTGCGAGCGTCCGTGGCCGAGCGGCTGAGCGATCGTCTCAGCATCGTGACCGTCAGCGGCGGTGGCCGCGCCCATCCGCTCAATGTCGGGCTCGAACACGTCAACGGCTCCCATTTCTGCTTCCTCGACGATGACGACCTCGCCTACGACGATTGGTTGCAGGCATTCGCCGACGCCGCGGTCGCCGAGCCCGGTGTCATCCTCCGGGCCGTCACCGAGAGCCAGGACTGGACGACGGCGGGAGGCACAGAACCCGTCAGCCCCGTCGGCGATGTCGAACGACCGTTTCCCGACCGTTTCGACCTGTTGGCCCACATGAGCCTCAACCTCACCCCGATCTGCGCCCTCGCCTACCCACGAGGGGTGATCGACCCCCTCCGTCTCCGCTTCTGCGACGACCTTCCGGTCTACGAGGACTGGGACTTCCTGATGCGGGCGGCCATGGCGGTCGGGGTGGTCTCGATCCCGAGGGCGACGTCGCTGTACCGCCGCCTCGATGCCGGCAACGCCGACAGCGCCGAATCGGTCGCGACCTGGGAGAAGGCCCACGCGATGGTGATCGACCGCCTGTCGGCGACCCCGGTGTTGTTGCCGGCCGGTGATGCCCGCCGGCTGGCCGGCACCCACTTCGTGACCGGTGACCGCAGCCGCCACGAGGCTGATCTGACCGCAGCGCAGGCCGCGCTCGATCAACTCACACGGTCGCCGGTTCACTGGGCGCGGGCGTTCGCGGCTCGGGCCTCGAGCGCCGTGCGCAACCGACGCGCAGCGCGGCGGCCATGA
- a CDS encoding YfhO family protein, with product MAPVPTSRRLMMAVAIGVVAFAFWPALFAGGSLVSADIVATSPPFESYQPASFSLENGPGDPINIHAHWASLADDIRGGDFSWWNPELAAGQPTMKAGAPVFDLPYLVAPDWYAPGLVAAIRALVAIGLAFGFLRSHELHRLSALVGGIAFGLSGFMVGWMNWPHSSVAALAPGLLWAIERLIRDPRPWRAVPLGAVVALMVWSNFPSVLIYVILGATAYAAIRIVDETRRAGTPRWVLPRGAVAVVAVVIAGLLAGPHLLGFADYMDWADTSHRVGNPDDSSAGVAYLMTSVAPAIWGSDAVGPAWFGEGNWVEFNAHVGASVLLLAVFGLVSGIRSGRGRRRSFALAVVTIAALGVVIAYLGGPVAVLFGDLTGSQGGLMTRAKVLWSIGVAFGAALGVERLLDDRQAGAGRDLVATGVVLVIGSLVMVPSVLDWLDAARGAGVLRETLAVSTVPIVAALATVLLVVARVRGRASAGAAGWAMVIVVGTELLSFAMPVPTIVSREERLVATPAHDEVVQLLAPGERLAGEGRTFFPSTTQLFGIDDARGQLLKSPGYQELLRALDPAMLRRDGGGTPTYPNVPEGIDPTSPVWDALGVGVWAQFPDAVPAGIIDEPPPASGVADPSVQALHGATVVPDGGLRAVLIRVAPYVGGFVDVVVETDDGAVPFQRWVEPEDAGLLAVAILGEHLRPGSTVDISVTAPAGTLLVDLAADGSVAMGTVAGGDGLELVRTGDVLLFDRPVEPVRLVDHVVVEPEAKAAAARVAAGDHVVDRDVGLPATGGGTSELQVRSVDYDRDRITAQVVSDRPALLIVSTAHYPGWTASVDGAVADVVVADAAFLGVVVGPGEHEVVLAFRPDHLGVSAWMLVIGSVVALALLLDARRRGDLRSWPRSAG from the coding sequence ATGGCACCGGTTCCGACGTCTCGCCGCCTCATGATGGCCGTCGCCATCGGTGTCGTCGCGTTCGCGTTCTGGCCGGCCCTGTTCGCCGGCGGCAGCCTGGTATCGGCCGACATCGTGGCGACGAGTCCGCCCTTCGAGTCCTACCAGCCGGCGTCGTTCTCGCTGGAGAACGGTCCCGGCGATCCCATCAACATCCACGCCCATTGGGCGAGCCTGGCCGACGACATCAGGGGCGGCGACTTCTCCTGGTGGAATCCCGAGCTCGCCGCCGGCCAGCCGACGATGAAGGCCGGTGCGCCAGTCTTCGACCTGCCCTACCTCGTGGCGCCCGACTGGTACGCACCGGGTCTGGTCGCCGCGATCCGGGCCCTGGTGGCGATCGGCCTGGCCTTCGGATTCCTGCGGTCGCACGAACTGCACCGGTTGTCGGCGCTGGTCGGAGGGATCGCCTTCGGTCTCTCCGGGTTCATGGTCGGCTGGATGAACTGGCCTCACAGCTCGGTGGCGGCTCTCGCTCCGGGGTTGCTGTGGGCGATCGAGCGGCTGATCCGCGATCCGAGACCCTGGCGTGCGGTTCCCCTCGGAGCGGTCGTCGCACTCATGGTGTGGTCGAACTTCCCGTCGGTGTTGATCTACGTGATCCTCGGCGCCACCGCCTACGCCGCGATCCGCATCGTCGACGAGACACGACGGGCCGGAACCCCGCGATGGGTGCTCCCCCGCGGCGCGGTGGCGGTCGTCGCGGTCGTGATCGCCGGGCTCCTGGCCGGGCCCCACCTTCTCGGCTTCGCCGACTACATGGACTGGGCCGATACCAGCCATCGGGTCGGCAATCCCGACGACTCCTCTGCGGGTGTCGCCTACCTCATGACCTCGGTCGCCCCAGCGATCTGGGGGAGCGACGCGGTGGGCCCCGCGTGGTTCGGCGAAGGCAACTGGGTCGAGTTCAACGCCCACGTCGGCGCGTCCGTGCTGCTGTTGGCCGTGTTCGGCCTGGTCAGCGGCATCCGCTCGGGCCGCGGTCGTCGCCGTTCGTTCGCCCTGGCGGTGGTGACCATCGCCGCTCTGGGGGTGGTGATCGCGTATCTGGGTGGCCCGGTCGCCGTGCTGTTCGGTGACCTCACCGGTTCGCAGGGCGGGCTCATGACCAGGGCGAAGGTCCTCTGGAGCATCGGCGTCGCGTTCGGTGCGGCGCTCGGTGTCGAGCGCCTGCTCGACGACAGGCAGGCCGGCGCCGGGCGCGATCTCGTCGCGACGGGGGTGGTGCTCGTCATCGGCAGCCTGGTCATGGTCCCGTCCGTTCTGGACTGGCTCGACGCAGCGCGCGGAGCGGGCGTGCTGCGCGAGACACTGGCGGTGTCGACCGTGCCCATCGTGGCGGCGCTCGCGACGGTGCTCCTCGTCGTCGCCCGCGTGCGGGGGCGGGCGTCCGCCGGCGCGGCCGGGTGGGCGATGGTGATCGTGGTCGGCACGGAGCTGCTCAGCTTCGCCATGCCGGTGCCGACCATCGTCTCGCGAGAGGAGCGGCTCGTCGCAACCCCGGCGCACGACGAGGTCGTCCAACTCCTGGCCCCCGGCGAGCGTCTCGCCGGCGAAGGCCGCACGTTCTTCCCGTCGACGACTCAGCTGTTCGGGATCGACGACGCTCGGGGTCAGTTGCTCAAGTCACCGGGCTACCAGGAGTTGCTGCGCGCCCTCGATCCCGCCATGTTGCGCCGCGACGGCGGCGGCACCCCGACCTACCCCAACGTGCCCGAGGGCATCGATCCGACCTCACCGGTGTGGGATGCACTCGGCGTGGGGGTGTGGGCGCAGTTCCCCGATGCGGTGCCGGCGGGCATCATCGACGAGCCGCCGCCGGCGTCGGGCGTCGCGGACCCCTCGGTGCAGGCGCTCCACGGCGCGACGGTGGTGCCCGACGGTGGCCTTCGGGCGGTGCTGATCCGCGTCGCGCCCTACGTCGGGGGCTTCGTCGACGTGGTCGTGGAAACCGACGACGGAGCGGTTCCGTTCCAACGTTGGGTCGAGCCGGAGGATGCCGGTCTTCTCGCCGTGGCGATCCTGGGCGAGCATCTCCGCCCCGGATCGACGGTCGACATCTCCGTCACCGCGCCGGCCGGAACCCTCCTGGTCGACCTCGCAGCCGATGGATCGGTCGCTATGGGCACGGTCGCCGGCGGCGATGGTCTCGAACTCGTGCGTACCGGCGACGTCCTCCTCTTCGATCGTCCGGTCGAGCCGGTTCGCCTGGTCGACCATGTCGTCGTCGAGCCGGAGGCGAAGGCTGCCGCCGCGCGTGTGGCTGCGGGGGACCATGTCGTCGATCGCGACGTGGGGCTTCCCGCCACCGGCGGCGGGACCTCGGAACTGCAGGTGCGATCCGTCGACTACGACCGCGACCGGATCACCGCGCAGGTGGTATCGGATCGTCCGGCGCTGTTGATCGTGTCGACGGCCCACTATCCGGGCTGGACGGCCAGCGTCGACGGTGCGGTCGCTGACGTCGTCGTCGCCGATGCCGCGTTCCTCGGCGTCGTGGTCGGCCCGGGTGAACACGAGGTCGTGTTGGCGTTCCGGCCCGACCACCTCGGCGTGAGCGCATGGATGCTGGTCATCGGCAGCGTGGTGGCGCTGGCGCTGCTGCTCGACGCCCGTCGGCGAGGAGACCTCCGCTCGTGGCCCCGGTCGGCCGGGTAG
- a CDS encoding methionine biosynthesis protein MetW gives MPDSDSPTPSPADHDDHFAARIQAEVMAAAERRRREDVHLARVEREIERVWADVAPPGAAGPAEELLLDRIDRLSLIDVDAPVGERPGIKQVKGAIRKGTYWYLRYMSDQLNALHNVHARLLRRMDERLAAVEAAVGLDPRVDSLVGPAMPPSAAIGELLASRLADSPGPTVVAACGTGDCVGALQSAGVASFGIDTDADAVLRGIDAGLDLRVGDAARELASLETGTLGAVVIGGALQRGTVSTLLSLLDVAVAAVRTGGSVVVVPEDRATRTGVDAELLVDRSLSAAAWGRAMTAAGLTVEMLDHDQVGVDTVVIARCP, from the coding sequence GTGCCCGATTCCGATTCGCCCACGCCGTCACCAGCCGACCACGACGACCATTTCGCGGCCCGGATCCAGGCCGAGGTCATGGCTGCGGCCGAACGTCGACGTCGCGAGGACGTGCACCTCGCTCGTGTCGAACGGGAGATCGAACGCGTCTGGGCCGACGTTGCCCCGCCCGGCGCCGCGGGTCCGGCCGAGGAACTCCTGCTCGACCGGATCGACCGGTTGTCGCTGATCGACGTCGACGCGCCCGTCGGCGAACGTCCCGGCATCAAGCAGGTCAAGGGGGCGATTCGCAAGGGCACCTACTGGTACCTGCGCTACATGAGCGATCAGCTCAACGCCCTGCACAACGTCCACGCCCGGCTGTTGCGGCGGATGGACGAGCGTCTCGCCGCGGTCGAGGCTGCGGTCGGACTCGACCCCCGGGTCGATTCCCTGGTCGGCCCGGCGATGCCGCCGAGTGCCGCGATCGGCGAGCTCCTGGCGTCCCGTCTCGCCGATTCCCCCGGGCCCACGGTCGTCGCTGCATGCGGTACTGGTGACTGTGTCGGCGCGCTGCAGTCCGCCGGGGTCGCGTCGTTCGGGATCGACACCGACGCCGATGCCGTTCTGCGTGGGATCGACGCGGGCCTCGACCTGCGCGTGGGCGACGCGGCGAGAGAACTGGCGTCGCTCGAGACGGGCACGCTCGGTGCGGTGGTGATCGGTGGCGCGCTCCAACGAGGGACCGTCTCGACCCTGCTGTCGTTGCTCGACGTGGCGGTCGCCGCCGTCCGCACCGGCGGATCGGTGGTGGTGGTACCCGAAGACCGGGCGACCCGAACGGGTGTCGACGCCGAGCTGCTCGTCGACCGGTCGCTGTCTGCCGCAGCGTGGGGACGGGCGATGACCGCCGCCGGTCTCACTGTCGAGATGCTCGACCACGACCAGGTCGGTGTCGACACGGTCGTGATCGCCCGCTGCCCGTGA
- a CDS encoding glycosyltransferase: MLAGRDAVGQHTLAVDDLLRDMGADTEIFAAHVHPEVRDRGRDFREHATGPAPDLIIYQTSIGSPVGDYVMSRPEPLVLNYHNMTPAEFFDPWEPAVAAELDHGRRQLVRLARRAEHAIAVSQYNADELLALGMDPSSVSVSPVLFVPLWEKVRVSDPRTFSGVGGVGGSGVSSSVTMLFVGRLSPNKCQQDLVGVLAGVVALGVDARLVLVGGVSSSGFVDAVVGLAEGLGVLDRLVVAGSVSEAELVGFTSRRMCLFRCRSMRGFVFRWWRRWGLGCRWWRLGRRRCRRRWVGRGWLWVVVVWRSRWVWWWRRWCGCCPMGWCVRVGVAGSCAGGGVGVGGVDGAYAGDTATTPRPGGPMTGPGPRRRVDLVLPELHERDATSTHARLLRDILQADGHRVRFVVERPTTTGEAVTLLDRWKADADLTILQHSIGSLAASEIARRRIPVVVNYHNITPPEFVEPWQPEQIQGLRWGREQLWELRPFACGAIADSDYNARELREVGYESVSVSPVLFVPLWEKVRVSDPRTFSGVGGVGGSGVSSSVTMLFVGRLSPNKCQQDLVGVLAGVVALGVDARLVLVGGVSSSGFVDAVVGLAEGLGVLDRLVVAGSVSEAELVGFYESADVFVSVSEHEGFCVPVVEALGFGVPVVAFGAAAVPETLGGAGLVVGGGGVEKSVGVVVEAVVRVLSDGVVREGLVSRGRVRAVELGLAASTARMRATLQPLLEGTP, translated from the coding sequence GTGCTCGCCGGCCGCGACGCAGTCGGTCAGCACACGCTGGCCGTCGACGATCTGTTGCGTGACATGGGCGCCGACACCGAGATCTTCGCTGCTCATGTGCACCCCGAGGTGCGTGACCGCGGCCGTGACTTCCGTGAGCACGCAACCGGTCCGGCCCCGGACCTGATCATCTACCAGACGTCGATCGGGTCGCCGGTCGGCGACTACGTGATGTCGCGTCCTGAGCCGCTGGTGCTCAACTATCACAACATGACACCGGCGGAGTTCTTCGACCCGTGGGAGCCGGCGGTCGCCGCCGAACTCGATCACGGTCGGCGCCAGCTCGTCCGCCTCGCCCGCCGGGCCGAACATGCGATCGCGGTGTCGCAGTACAACGCCGACGAGCTCCTGGCGTTGGGGATGGATCCCTCGTCGGTGTCGGTGTCGCCGGTGTTGTTCGTGCCGTTGTGGGAGAAGGTACGGGTGTCTGACCCCCGTACTTTCTCGGGTGTGGGTGGGGTGGGGGGTTCTGGGGTGTCGTCGTCGGTGACGATGTTGTTTGTGGGGCGGTTGTCGCCGAACAAGTGTCAGCAGGATTTGGTTGGGGTGTTGGCGGGGGTTGTGGCGTTGGGGGTTGATGCGCGTTTGGTGTTGGTGGGTGGGGTGTCGTCGTCGGGTTTTGTGGATGCGGTGGTGGGGTTGGCGGAGGGGTTGGGGGTGTTGGATCGGTTGGTGGTGGCGGGTTCGGTGTCGGAGGCGGAGTTGGTGGGTTTTACGAGTCGGCGGATGTGTTTGTTTCGGTGTCGGAGCATGAGGGGTTTTGTGTTCCGGTGGTGGAGGCGTTGGGGTTTGGGGTGCCGGTGGTGGCGTTTGGGGCGGCGGCGGTGCCGGAGACGTTGGGTGGGGCGGGGTTGGTTGTGGGTGGTGGTGGTGTGGAGAAGTCGGTGGGTGTGGTGGTGGAGGCGGTGGTGCGGGTGTTGTCCGATGGGGTGGTGCGTGAGGGTTGGTGTCGCGGGGTCGTGTGCGGGCGGTGGAGTTGGGGTTGGCGGCGTCGACGGCGCGTATGCGGGCGACACTGCAACCACTCCTCGACCGGGCGGTCCCATGACAGGCCCCGGTCCTCGGCGTCGAGTCGATCTGGTACTGCCGGAGTTGCACGAGCGCGATGCGACGAGCACCCACGCCCGCTTGTTGCGCGACATCCTCCAGGCCGACGGACACCGAGTTCGGTTCGTGGTGGAGCGCCCGACGACCACCGGCGAGGCCGTCACGCTGCTCGACCGGTGGAAGGCCGACGCCGATCTGACGATCCTGCAGCATTCGATCGGGTCGTTGGCGGCGAGCGAGATCGCCCGCCGGAGGATCCCGGTCGTCGTGAACTACCACAACATCACGCCGCCCGAGTTCGTCGAGCCGTGGCAGCCCGAGCAGATCCAGGGTCTGCGATGGGGGCGTGAACAATTGTGGGAGCTGCGGCCCTTCGCCTGCGGCGCCATCGCCGACAGCGACTACAACGCCCGCGAGCTGCGAGAGGTCGGCTACGAGTCGGTGTCGGTGTCGCCGGTGTTGTTCGTGCCGTTGTGGGAGAAGGTACGGGTGTCTGACCCCCGTACTTTCTCGGGTGTGGGTGGGGTGGGGGGTTCTGGGGTGTCGTCGTCGGTGACGATGTTGTTTGTGGGGCGGTTGTCGCCGAACAAGTGTCAGCAGGATTTGGTTGGGGTGTTGGCGGGGGTTGTGGCGTTGGGGGTTGATGCGCGTTTGGTGTTGGTGGGTGGGGTGTCGTCGTCGGGTTTTGTGGATGCGGTGGTGGGGTTGGCGGAGGGGTTGGGGGTGTTGGATCGGTTGGTGGTGGCGGGTTCGGTGTCGGAGGCGGAGTTGGTGGGGTTTTACGAGTCGGCGGATGTGTTTGTTTCGGTGTCGGAGCATGAGGGGTTTTGTGTTCCGGTGGTGGAGGCGTTGGGGTTTGGGGTGCCGGTGGTGGCGTTTGGGGCGGCGGCGGTGCCGGAGACGTTGGGTGGGGCGGGGTTGGTTGTGGGTGGTGGTGGTGTGGAGAAGTCGGTGGGTGTGGTGGTGGAGGCGGTGGTGCGGGTGTTGTCCGATGGGGTGGTGCGTGAGGGGTTGGTGTCGCGGGGTCGTGTGCGGGCGGTGGAGTTGGGGTTGGCGGCGTCGACGGCGCGTATGCGGGCGACACTGCAACCACTCCTCGAAGGCACGCCATGA
- a CDS encoding glycosyltransferase family 4 protein produces the protein MSTPVTFVTPRYGAEVLGGAEAGARLLATRLAADGRRVGVITSCATSMQTWADDFAPGETVEDGVRVVRCRVDRERAPGFDAVSDRILPRGREVELAEALDWIDQQGPTSAALIDAVASVDEGVLVFYPYLYHPTVRGLPAARVPTILYPAAHRELPLELAVFDDVFADVGGIALQTRAEQSLVHARFPATITSPQALVGLPVEMAEVPDPDAARAALGLGDEPFVLCLGRIDRGKGTHDLVERFARFRAARGSGRLVLAGPVAEPPPSVDGVICLGPIDEEHKFGLIAAADVLINPSFYEAFSLVILEAWLAGTPVLVNGWCAPMVEHCTNSGGGLHYTGAADFDLALARLLDDPLARSRLATAGGAYVRRSYGWPAVRTRLDGLIERIS, from the coding sequence ATGAGCACCCCGGTCACGTTCGTGACGCCCCGCTACGGGGCCGAGGTGCTCGGTGGTGCCGAGGCGGGCGCCCGATTGCTGGCCACGCGGCTCGCGGCCGACGGACGCCGGGTGGGCGTCATCACCTCGTGTGCGACGTCGATGCAGACCTGGGCCGACGACTTCGCGCCGGGCGAGACGGTCGAGGACGGGGTCCGGGTCGTCCGCTGTCGCGTCGATCGTGAGCGCGCTCCGGGCTTCGACGCCGTGAGCGACCGAATCCTCCCCCGCGGACGCGAGGTCGAACTCGCCGAGGCCCTCGACTGGATCGACCAGCAGGGACCTACCAGCGCGGCGTTGATCGACGCGGTGGCGTCGGTCGACGAGGGCGTGCTCGTGTTCTATCCGTACCTGTACCACCCCACGGTGCGCGGCCTTCCGGCGGCGAGGGTGCCGACGATCCTGTATCCGGCCGCCCATCGGGAGCTGCCGCTCGAGTTGGCGGTGTTCGACGACGTCTTCGCCGACGTCGGGGGCATCGCACTGCAGACCAGGGCCGAGCAGTCGCTCGTCCACGCGCGGTTCCCGGCCACCATCACCTCACCACAGGCGCTCGTCGGCCTTCCGGTCGAGATGGCGGAGGTGCCCGATCCCGATGCTGCCCGCGCCGCACTCGGACTGGGCGACGAACCGTTCGTGTTGTGTCTCGGCCGGATCGACCGGGGCAAGGGGACCCACGACCTCGTGGAACGCTTCGCCCGGTTCCGTGCCGCCCGCGGCTCGGGTCGCCTCGTGCTCGCGGGGCCGGTCGCCGAGCCGCCACCGTCGGTTGACGGCGTCATCTGTCTCGGTCCGATCGACGAGGAGCACAAGTTCGGGCTGATCGCAGCGGCCGACGTGCTCATCAATCCGTCGTTCTACGAGGCCTTCTCGCTCGTCATCCTCGAGGCGTGGCTCGCCGGTACCCCGGTACTGGTCAACGGTTGGTGCGCCCCGATGGTCGAGCACTGCACCAATTCCGGCGGTGGGCTCCACTACACGGGGGCCGCCGACTTCGATCTCGCCCTCGCTCGGCTGCTGGATGATCCCCTCGCGAGATCGCGGTTGGCGACGGCCGGCGGGGCCTACGTGCGGCGCAGCTACGGCTGGCCGGCGGTGCGCACCCGGCTCGACGGCCTGATCGAGCGGATCAGCTGA